The following is a genomic window from Micromonospora cathayae.
CTGGAGCATCTACCCCAACGCGGACCTGCGGGTCGCCAACCAGGCGGAGTACTACTCCAACTGGAACCCGACCACGAAGACCTACAACCGCAACAACCCGAACCACATCATGCTCGGCAACATGAACTACATCTTCGTCGAGGACATGGCGGGCATCCAGCCGCGCTCCGACGACAAGATCGAGCTGTGGCCGATCGACTTCGGCTACCCGCACTTCATGGTCAACAACCTGCGCTACCACGGTCAGGACGTCACCATCGTCTGGGACCCCGACGGCAGCCGGTACGGCCTGGGCGCCGGCTACAGCCTGTTCATCAACGGCGCGAAGAAGGTCACCACCGACAAGCTCGGCAAGCTCACCTACGACCCGAACACCAACCAGGTCCAGGCCGGGCCGGGCCTGACCGTCACGTTCACCGCGGCCACCGGGGCCGACCTGCCCAGCGCGGTGGACACCCCGATCACCGACGACCGCGTCGTCGGGTACCTGAAGACCGCCGGCATCGACCTCACCGAGGACGCGCCGAACCTGGCCGCCGGAGCCGCCCTCAGCTCGTCGTACACCCAGCAGGGCGTCCGGCCCACGCCGTGGCGGCAGTTCCACACCCCCGGCTGGAGCAGCACCTCGATGAACCACACCCCCGGGGCCATCTCCACCACCGAACGGCCGGTGACGCTGAACGCGGTGACCGACGGCGTCACCGCCAACGAACCGTACTGGGGCAACTACGGCACCACCGACCGGAACGGCCACGTGGAGCTGAACCTGGGCGCGGCGAAGTCCTTCGACAACGTCAAGGTGTTCTTCGTCAGCGACCGGCAGGCCGGCGGCTACCGGGAACCCGCCCGCTGGTGGGTCCAGGTGCCCGACGGCAACGGCGGCTGGAAGGAGGTACCGGGCCAGTTCAAGAACCCGACCGTACCGTCGGCGAAGTTCAACGAGGCGCTGTTCGACACCGTCACCACGGACAAGGTCCGCATCACCTTCACCAACGCCCCGACCCACTTCACCGCGATCTCCGAGGTCCAGGTGTTCGCCTCCGGTCGGGACGTACCGGAGGTCACCAACCAGGCCCCGGTGGTCACCGCCGCCCGCGACGCCGCCGGGGACGGCAACCTGTCCACCCGGCTGGTCGCCACCGCCACCGACGACGGCGTCCCCTACGACAGCGAACTCCGCTTCGGCTGGGAGACCGTCTCCGCCCCGCCGGGCGCGGGCGTCATCCTCGCCGACCCGACGGCACTGACCACCCGGGTCACCGGCACCGTCGCCGGCGACTACGTGCTGCGGTTCTTCGCCGACGACGGCGAGAAGCGGTCGGTGGCGACCGTGGCGGTCACCCTCGCCAAACGGGATGTCAGCGCCGAGTTCGGCGCGTCGGCGACCATCAGCACCAGCGGCACCGCGTCCTGGGAGAACCACTCCCGGGTCACCGAGGCCACCACCCCGACCAGCTCGAACCCGGGGGCCGGCAACGGGTGGGGCAACTGGGGCCAGACCCAGAACGGCACCAGCGTCGAACGGGAGGCGTGGATCCAGTACCGCTGGGCCGCACCCGTCCGCCTGTCGTCGACCGACATCTACTGGTACGACGACAACGGCGGCACCCGCCGCCCCACCGCCAGCACGTACGTGGTGGAAAGCTCCACCGACGGCACCACCTGGACCCCGGTCACCCTCACCAACGGGTCCACGTACGCCGGGGCGCTGGCCACCAACACCTACAACCGTCTCGAGTTCGCCCCGGTCAGCGCCAGCCACGTGCGGATCCGGATCTGGGGTCTGATGAGCGGCGGGGCCGGCACCGGCGTGCTGCGCTGGCGGGCCAACGGCGAGACCGTCGACTCGGTGCGCTCGCCGGTGCTGATCCGTACCGGGGTCGGCCTGGTGCCCACCCTGCCGGCCACCCTCGACGCGGTCTACGCCAGCGGCGCGCGGGGCACCGTCGCGTTCACCTGGCAGCCGATCACCGCCGAGCAGGTCGCCGAGGCCAACGTGGACCCGTTCGTGGTGTACGGCACCAACGACGCGTACGGCCTGATCGCCGAGGCGCGGATCTACGTGCGGCCGGAGATGTCCGACGACGGCATCTCCATCCAGGGCGCGGAGACCTTCGAACAGGCCGTCGAGGTGGGCGAACAGCCCCACCTGCCGACCAGGGTGGCGGTCTCCTACAACGACGGTTCCCGGGACAACCAGGCCGTCGGCGTCGACTGGGACTTCGACCCGGCCGTCGTGAACACCCCCGGCCGCTACACCATCGTCGGTGACCTGATCCTGCCCTCGTACGTCAGCGAGGCCGGTGCCACCCGCACCACGCTGACCCTGACCGTCGGCGACCCGCCGGACACCACCGCCTGGGACGTCGAGGTGCAGGCCCGCACCCAGTGCACCGGCAACAAGGTGTACGTCGCGGTCACCGCGCGCAACGCCGACGACGTGCCGCTCACCATCGAGCTGGTCACCCCGTACGGGTCCCGCACGGTGGCGAACGTCGCCCCCGGCAGGTCCGCCTTCCAGGCGTTCAACTCCCGCCTGACGTCGGTGCCGGCCGGCACCGCCACGGTGAAGGTCACCGGCACGGTCGACGGCCAGCCGGTCAGCACCGTGATCCCGGCCCCGTTCGGGGCGCTCACCTGCGG
Proteins encoded in this region:
- a CDS encoding Ig-like domain-containing protein — encoded protein: MTRGRARRAPLWVALAALVATGTVVPSPAHAASPILPGNEGDVGVYTNGQNHAMDIGDPVYGNLGDVADQLRPGVPFTAANMHQSIFDKDLAAGGTDYYLDRVLGVPGTLGSAVLMTRGRTLYMRGASNTNFTVMGFAGSAHVGGPNNLGNLYTVTVPGQTVTEVAANRFNAPSHARSRYTIGGTGVTANLTKFITYDNVAVTAIDLSNPGDTAATLTVRAASPLATRAGTGTASLTGTRTITSGANNGLVDTPWDTIRVDLTGAGFTRTGTNLDREVTVPAGGTVSLSVVGAVSSATLPATVPQFREYAERAPAEAVRTGITEFHRRWAQDVPYINVPDPALEKAIVYRWWGERYNTLDANAAGHVYQYPTTIEGVHLYQNSVALTQPMHLQDTKWLRTPYLPYGQILNIGELSGSSAFLDSPGHTSWNNHYSQYLGTAGLEAYNVHGGGPEIARKFARYFEGDGVGQLEHYDGNGDKLIAYDTNYMPGNDADAITFGYPRTNAGAPGARTIERPESAYVWGAFDAARQLYQLAGADQAKVDQMGASADQIRDAILGRLWSPDMRMFLAGTSHGATSAASSNGRANPLPESARTLIPAKESNLYDIYAENLIPTDQWQKYVDGFRFLTYGDNFPIFPFYTANQYDRAAYGIGGSNNFSNINFTVQYRGVRAALRHYDPEQKYVTPAYAKRLLDWMAWSIYPNADLRVANQAEYYSNWNPTTKTYNRNNPNHIMLGNMNYIFVEDMAGIQPRSDDKIELWPIDFGYPHFMVNNLRYHGQDVTIVWDPDGSRYGLGAGYSLFINGAKKVTTDKLGKLTYDPNTNQVQAGPGLTVTFTAATGADLPSAVDTPITDDRVVGYLKTAGIDLTEDAPNLAAGAALSSSYTQQGVRPTPWRQFHTPGWSSTSMNHTPGAISTTERPVTLNAVTDGVTANEPYWGNYGTTDRNGHVELNLGAAKSFDNVKVFFVSDRQAGGYREPARWWVQVPDGNGGWKEVPGQFKNPTVPSAKFNEALFDTVTTDKVRITFTNAPTHFTAISEVQVFASGRDVPEVTNQAPVVTAARDAAGDGNLSTRLVATATDDGVPYDSELRFGWETVSAPPGAGVILADPTALTTRVTGTVAGDYVLRFFADDGEKRSVATVAVTLAKRDVSAEFGASATISTSGTASWENHSRVTEATTPTSSNPGAGNGWGNWGQTQNGTSVEREAWIQYRWAAPVRLSSTDIYWYDDNGGTRRPTASTYVVESSTDGTTWTPVTLTNGSTYAGALATNTYNRLEFAPVSASHVRIRIWGLMSGGAGTGVLRWRANGETVDSVRSPVLIRTGVGLVPTLPATLDAVYASGARGTVAFTWQPITAEQVAEANVDPFVVYGTNDAYGLIAEARIYVRPEMSDDGISIQGAETFEQAVEVGEQPHLPTRVAVSYNDGSRDNQAVGVDWDFDPAVVNTPGRYTIVGDLILPSYVSEAGATRTTLTLTVGDPPDTTAWDVEVQARTQCTGNKVYVAVTARNADDVPLTIELVTPYGSRTVANVAPGRSAFQAFNSRLTSVPAGTATVKVTGTVDGQPVSTVIPAPFGALTCG